In Labrus mixtus chromosome 3, fLabMix1.1, whole genome shotgun sequence, a single window of DNA contains:
- the LOC132969150 gene encoding complement factor H-like, with amino-acid sequence MSEISCDENGEWSAQAPSCEGIKCAIPQIQNGRLTGQLRDHKEHEVLHFECNQRFKKQTERPSKCTEIGTKAEFSPAPVCEPRKCKLSLTTLEGTSYDTSQHVFSPGDTVTTTCDYKYWISTPQSTSAVSTCNDDGEWDITPVCQEVRCSNQRDSLMSHWNVRWGQIITLDESVSYQCKRGYRETSIGARCTRDGWSPNPLCKAL; translated from the exons ATGTCGGAGATCTCATGTGATGAAAATGGAGAGTGGAGTGCCCAGGCTCCAAGCTGTGAAG GGATCAAATGTGCAATACCTCAGATTCAAAATGGACGATTAACTGGACAGCTCCGAGATCACAAAGAACATGAAGTCCTGCATTTTGAGTGCAATCAGAGAttcaaaaaacagactgaaagacCGTCGAAATGCACAGAAATAGGAACTAAAGCCGAGTTCAGTCCAGCGCCTGTGTGTGAGC CAAGAAAATGCAAACTGTCGCTGACGACACTCGAAGGCACCAGCTATGACACTTCCCAACATGTGTTTTCACCTGGAGACACAGTCACAACCACATGTGATTATAAGTACTGGATCTCTACACCTCAGAGCACCTCAGCTGTATCCACATGTAATGACGACGGAGAATGGGATATCACACCAGTTTGCCAAG AGGTGAGGTGCAGCAATCAAAGAGACTCACTTATGTCTCATTGGAATGTCCGTTGGGGACAAATAATAACACTGGATGAGAGTGTAAGCTATCAGTGTAAAAGAGGATATAGGGAAACATCAATCGGGGCCAGGTGCACCAGAGATGGATGGAGTCCAAATCCACTTTGTAAAG CTTTGTAA